The following are encoded together in the Oncorhynchus gorbuscha isolate QuinsamMale2020 ecotype Even-year linkage group LG03, OgorEven_v1.0, whole genome shotgun sequence genome:
- the LOC124032263 gene encoding sentrin-specific protease 1-like isoform X1 encodes MFNKFYEWIGTGFANLRYGLPAPDQQDNVDTHGIQQRRPIRRKRPIECLEDREAVDHDDQALAVKKFQMGDLVDTVKTAAEGVKSHSADVASWVRNSVTPTLRNILPASPGPLEEHPGEEPQLEPSTFAPPPSIVWEETEVLEVRNSTPLDGTVVAPSTTLKWKSSKSESYIFEKSMVGSTVCRRKVSMALTHREAPKTNGHSVSQPPSSSSTSKPCPSPHLGRTHFRTPTSNRRFTSAGLGTGSGSITSMHEKTFPIRVVQSPSHGSSSYRLLRARARCTAQESVREEEKEVYRQLLAMVSGGQSSSCHNGSSHGFPHSHRDFTSFLNTSRRLVQCSSPAGSGDASRGPSRPPSPRPESSQGYSNVPSPGEGSSSGAGDQPWASDSDLSPRGQEPVQSAPFPVTILDTCSQDSQSSAHDGDSIIIVKEQKGKRPDSSSVPCFQAELWIKELSSMYDFRARERLRQIEGQEALTAQLLRQRISDDGQLGHRAVELHVRVPLEKEVPLAPFIEEPKPTEEKPEFPELTEDMEGEVGRALTVGSQDEVLSEGFRLTITRKDLQTLSHLNWLNDEVINFYMNLLVERSKDPSLPTVHTFNTFFFPKLRSAGYSAVRRWTKKMDIFSMDVILVPVHLGVHWCLSVVDLRKKSITYFDSMGGNNDEACRILLQYLQQESKDKKGKDLDTAEWTVQSKKRHEIPQQMNGNDCGMFTCKYAEYVTKDKPITFTQKHMPYFRRRMVWEILNRKLL; translated from the exons ATGTTCAATAAATTTTACGAATGGATTGGAACGGGCTTCGCTAATCTCCGCTACGGTCTGCCAGCTCCCGACCAACAGGATAACGTTGATACACATGGAATACAACAACGGCGTCCGATCAGGAGAAAAAGACCCATCGAATG TTTGGAGGACAGAGAGGCTGTTGACCATGATGACCAAGCCCTAGCAGTGAAGAAATTCCAGATGG GGGATCTTGTTGATACAGTAAAGACTGCGGCTGAAGGGGTGAAGAGCCATAGTGCCGATGTGGCTTCGTGGGTACGGAACAGTGTGACCCCTACCTTGAGGAACATACTGCCTGCTTCCCCTGGTCCTCTAGAAGAACACCCAGGAGAAGAGCCCCAACTGGAGCCCTCAACCTTTGCACCCCCTCCCTCAATTGTCTGGGAAGAAACTGAG GTCCTCGAGGTGAGGAACTCTACTCCTCTGGATGGGACTGTTGTTGCTCCCTCAACAACTCTGAAATGGAAAAGCTCTAAATCAG AGTCCTATATATTTGAGAAGTCGATGGTGGGATCGACGGTCTGCAGACGGAAAGTTTCCATGGCTCTTACACATCGTGAAGCACCCAAAACAAATGGGCACTCTGTCAGTCAGCCTCCTTCCTCCAGCAGCACCTCTAAGCCATGTCCCTCTCCCCACCTGGGAAGGACCCACTTCAGAACACCTACATCAAATAG GCGGTTTACCTCAGCAGGGTTAGGTACAGGAAGCGGCTCCATCACCAGCATGCATGAGAAGACCTTCCCTATCCGCGTGGTGCAGAGTCCTTCACACGGCAGCTCCTCCTACCGCCTCCTCAGAGCCAGGGCTCGCTGCACTGCACAAGAG TCTGTccgtgaggaggagaaggaggtgtaCAGACAgctactggccatggtctcaggtgGACAGTCCTCCTCGTGTCACAACGGCAGCTCCCATGGCTTTCCGCACTCACACAGAGACTT CACCAGCTTCCTGAATACCAGCAGACGTCTGGTCCAGTGTTCGTCCCCTGCCGGGTCAGGCGATGCCTCACGGGGCCCCAGTCGACCCCCAAGCCCCCGTCCAGAGTCCAGCCAGGGGTACAGCAACGTCCCCAGCCCAGGTGAGGGCTCCTCCAGTGGGGCAGGGGACCAGCCATGGGCCTCTGACTCAGACCTCAGCCCCAGGGGACAAGAGCCAGTACAGTCTGCCCCTTTCCCAGTTACCATACTGGACACCTGTTCTCAGGACTCACAATCATCAG CTCATGATGGGGACTCCATAATCATTGTGAAAGAGCAGAAGGGCAAAAGGCCAGACAGTTCAAG CGTACCATGCTTCCAAGCTGAGCTCTGGATCAAAGAATT GTCTAGCATGTACGACTTCCGTGCCcgggagagactgaggcagataGAGGGGCAGGAGGCTCTAACTGCTCAGCTGCTGCGACAG CGTATCTCGGATGACGGCCAGCTGGGCCACAGGGCTGTGGAGCTGCATGTTAGAGTCCCTCTGGAGAAGGAGGTTCCTCTGGCTCCCTTCATAGAGGAACCCAAACCCACAGAGGAGAAACCAGAGTTCCCTGAGCTCACTGAG gatatggagggggaggtgggccGGGCGCTGACGGTAGGCAGCCAGGATGAGGTGCTTAGTGAAGGCTTCAGACTCACCATCACACGCAAAGACCTCCAGACCCTCAGCCACCTCAACTGGCTCAATGATGAG GTGATCAACTTCTACATGAACCTGCTGGTGGAGCGCAGTAAGGATCCCAGCCTGCCGACGGTCCACACCTTCAACACCTTCTTTTTCCCCAAGCTACGCAGCGCAGGCTACTCTGCCGTACGCCGCTGGACCAAAAAGATGGACATCTTCTCAATGGACGTCATACTGGTGCCTGTCCACCTGGGGGTGCACTGGTGCCTCTCT GTAGTGGATCTCCGTAAGAAGAGTATCACATACTTTGATTCAATGGGAGGGAACAATGACGAAGCCTGCAGGATACTGCTGCAATATCTGCAgcaggaaagcaaggacaagaaGGGCAAAGACCTGGATACCGCAGAATGGACTGTGCAGAGCAAGAAACGCCAT GAGATTCCTCAGCAGATGAACGGAAATGACTGTGGAATGTTCACATGTAAATATGCAGAGTACGTCACCAAAGACAAGCCAATCACATTCACACAA AAACACATGCCCTACTTCAGGAGACGCATGGTCTGGGAGATATTGAATCGGAAACTGTTGTGA
- the LOC124032263 gene encoding sentrin-specific protease 1-like isoform X2 — protein sequence MFNKFYEWIGTGFANLRYGLPAPDQQDNVDTHGIQQRRPIRRKRPIECLEDREAVDHDDQALAVKKFQMGDLVDTVKTAAEGVKSHSADVASWVRNSVTPTLRNILPASPGPLEEHPGEEPQLEPSTFAPPPSIVWEETEVLEVRNSTPLDGTVVAPSTTLKWKSSKSESYIFEKSMVGSTVCRRKVSMALTHREAPKTNGHSVSQPPSSSSTSKPCPSPHLGRTHFRTPTSNRRFTSAGLGTGSGSITSMHEKTFPIRVVQSPSHGSSSYRLLRARARCTAQESVREEEKEVYRQLLAMVSGGQSSSCHNGSSHGFPHSHRDFTSFLNTSRRLVQCSSPAGSGDASRGPSRPPSPRPESSQGYSNVPSPGEGSSSGAGDQPWASDSDLSPRGQEPVQSAPFPVTILDTCSQDSQSSAHDGDSIIIVKEQKGKRPDSSSVPCFQAELWIKELSSMYDFRARERLRQIEGQEALTAQLLRQRISDDGQLGHRAVELHVRVPLEKEVPLAPFIEEPKPTEEKPEFPELTEVINFYMNLLVERSKDPSLPTVHTFNTFFFPKLRSAGYSAVRRWTKKMDIFSMDVILVPVHLGVHWCLSVVDLRKKSITYFDSMGGNNDEACRILLQYLQQESKDKKGKDLDTAEWTVQSKKRHEIPQQMNGNDCGMFTCKYAEYVTKDKPITFTQKHMPYFRRRMVWEILNRKLL from the exons ATGTTCAATAAATTTTACGAATGGATTGGAACGGGCTTCGCTAATCTCCGCTACGGTCTGCCAGCTCCCGACCAACAGGATAACGTTGATACACATGGAATACAACAACGGCGTCCGATCAGGAGAAAAAGACCCATCGAATG TTTGGAGGACAGAGAGGCTGTTGACCATGATGACCAAGCCCTAGCAGTGAAGAAATTCCAGATGG GGGATCTTGTTGATACAGTAAAGACTGCGGCTGAAGGGGTGAAGAGCCATAGTGCCGATGTGGCTTCGTGGGTACGGAACAGTGTGACCCCTACCTTGAGGAACATACTGCCTGCTTCCCCTGGTCCTCTAGAAGAACACCCAGGAGAAGAGCCCCAACTGGAGCCCTCAACCTTTGCACCCCCTCCCTCAATTGTCTGGGAAGAAACTGAG GTCCTCGAGGTGAGGAACTCTACTCCTCTGGATGGGACTGTTGTTGCTCCCTCAACAACTCTGAAATGGAAAAGCTCTAAATCAG AGTCCTATATATTTGAGAAGTCGATGGTGGGATCGACGGTCTGCAGACGGAAAGTTTCCATGGCTCTTACACATCGTGAAGCACCCAAAACAAATGGGCACTCTGTCAGTCAGCCTCCTTCCTCCAGCAGCACCTCTAAGCCATGTCCCTCTCCCCACCTGGGAAGGACCCACTTCAGAACACCTACATCAAATAG GCGGTTTACCTCAGCAGGGTTAGGTACAGGAAGCGGCTCCATCACCAGCATGCATGAGAAGACCTTCCCTATCCGCGTGGTGCAGAGTCCTTCACACGGCAGCTCCTCCTACCGCCTCCTCAGAGCCAGGGCTCGCTGCACTGCACAAGAG TCTGTccgtgaggaggagaaggaggtgtaCAGACAgctactggccatggtctcaggtgGACAGTCCTCCTCGTGTCACAACGGCAGCTCCCATGGCTTTCCGCACTCACACAGAGACTT CACCAGCTTCCTGAATACCAGCAGACGTCTGGTCCAGTGTTCGTCCCCTGCCGGGTCAGGCGATGCCTCACGGGGCCCCAGTCGACCCCCAAGCCCCCGTCCAGAGTCCAGCCAGGGGTACAGCAACGTCCCCAGCCCAGGTGAGGGCTCCTCCAGTGGGGCAGGGGACCAGCCATGGGCCTCTGACTCAGACCTCAGCCCCAGGGGACAAGAGCCAGTACAGTCTGCCCCTTTCCCAGTTACCATACTGGACACCTGTTCTCAGGACTCACAATCATCAG CTCATGATGGGGACTCCATAATCATTGTGAAAGAGCAGAAGGGCAAAAGGCCAGACAGTTCAAG CGTACCATGCTTCCAAGCTGAGCTCTGGATCAAAGAATT GTCTAGCATGTACGACTTCCGTGCCcgggagagactgaggcagataGAGGGGCAGGAGGCTCTAACTGCTCAGCTGCTGCGACAG CGTATCTCGGATGACGGCCAGCTGGGCCACAGGGCTGTGGAGCTGCATGTTAGAGTCCCTCTGGAGAAGGAGGTTCCTCTGGCTCCCTTCATAGAGGAACCCAAACCCACAGAGGAGAAACCAGAGTTCCCTGAGCTCACTGAG GTGATCAACTTCTACATGAACCTGCTGGTGGAGCGCAGTAAGGATCCCAGCCTGCCGACGGTCCACACCTTCAACACCTTCTTTTTCCCCAAGCTACGCAGCGCAGGCTACTCTGCCGTACGCCGCTGGACCAAAAAGATGGACATCTTCTCAATGGACGTCATACTGGTGCCTGTCCACCTGGGGGTGCACTGGTGCCTCTCT GTAGTGGATCTCCGTAAGAAGAGTATCACATACTTTGATTCAATGGGAGGGAACAATGACGAAGCCTGCAGGATACTGCTGCAATATCTGCAgcaggaaagcaaggacaagaaGGGCAAAGACCTGGATACCGCAGAATGGACTGTGCAGAGCAAGAAACGCCAT GAGATTCCTCAGCAGATGAACGGAAATGACTGTGGAATGTTCACATGTAAATATGCAGAGTACGTCACCAAAGACAAGCCAATCACATTCACACAA AAACACATGCCCTACTTCAGGAGACGCATGGTCTGGGAGATATTGAATCGGAAACTGTTGTGA
- the LOC124032263 gene encoding sentrin-specific protease 1-like isoform X3, whose amino-acid sequence MFNKFYEWIGTGFANLRYGLPAPDQQDNVDTHGIQQRRPIRRKRPIECLEDREAVDHDDQALAVKKFQMGDLVDTVKTAAEGVKSHSADVASWVRNSVTPTLRNILPASPGPLEEHPGEEPQLEPSTFAPPPSIVWEETEVLEVRNSTPLDGTVVAPSTTLKWKSSKSESYIFEKSMVGSTVCRRKVSMALTHREAPKTNGHSVSQPPSSSSTSKPCPSPHLGRTHFRTPTSNRRFTSAGLGTGSGSITSMHEKTFPIRVVQSPSHGSSSYRLLRARARCTAQESVREEEKEVYRQLLAMVSGGQSSSCHNGSSHGFPHSHRDFTSFLNTSRRLVQCSSPAGSGDASRGPSRPPSPRPESSQGYSNVPSPAHDGDSIIIVKEQKGKRPDSSSVPCFQAELWIKELSSMYDFRARERLRQIEGQEALTAQLLRQRISDDGQLGHRAVELHVRVPLEKEVPLAPFIEEPKPTEEKPEFPELTEDMEGEVGRALTVGSQDEVLSEGFRLTITRKDLQTLSHLNWLNDEVINFYMNLLVERSKDPSLPTVHTFNTFFFPKLRSAGYSAVRRWTKKMDIFSMDVILVPVHLGVHWCLSVVDLRKKSITYFDSMGGNNDEACRILLQYLQQESKDKKGKDLDTAEWTVQSKKRHEIPQQMNGNDCGMFTCKYAEYVTKDKPITFTQKHMPYFRRRMVWEILNRKLL is encoded by the exons ATGTTCAATAAATTTTACGAATGGATTGGAACGGGCTTCGCTAATCTCCGCTACGGTCTGCCAGCTCCCGACCAACAGGATAACGTTGATACACATGGAATACAACAACGGCGTCCGATCAGGAGAAAAAGACCCATCGAATG TTTGGAGGACAGAGAGGCTGTTGACCATGATGACCAAGCCCTAGCAGTGAAGAAATTCCAGATGG GGGATCTTGTTGATACAGTAAAGACTGCGGCTGAAGGGGTGAAGAGCCATAGTGCCGATGTGGCTTCGTGGGTACGGAACAGTGTGACCCCTACCTTGAGGAACATACTGCCTGCTTCCCCTGGTCCTCTAGAAGAACACCCAGGAGAAGAGCCCCAACTGGAGCCCTCAACCTTTGCACCCCCTCCCTCAATTGTCTGGGAAGAAACTGAG GTCCTCGAGGTGAGGAACTCTACTCCTCTGGATGGGACTGTTGTTGCTCCCTCAACAACTCTGAAATGGAAAAGCTCTAAATCAG AGTCCTATATATTTGAGAAGTCGATGGTGGGATCGACGGTCTGCAGACGGAAAGTTTCCATGGCTCTTACACATCGTGAAGCACCCAAAACAAATGGGCACTCTGTCAGTCAGCCTCCTTCCTCCAGCAGCACCTCTAAGCCATGTCCCTCTCCCCACCTGGGAAGGACCCACTTCAGAACACCTACATCAAATAG GCGGTTTACCTCAGCAGGGTTAGGTACAGGAAGCGGCTCCATCACCAGCATGCATGAGAAGACCTTCCCTATCCGCGTGGTGCAGAGTCCTTCACACGGCAGCTCCTCCTACCGCCTCCTCAGAGCCAGGGCTCGCTGCACTGCACAAGAG TCTGTccgtgaggaggagaaggaggtgtaCAGACAgctactggccatggtctcaggtgGACAGTCCTCCTCGTGTCACAACGGCAGCTCCCATGGCTTTCCGCACTCACACAGAGACTT CACCAGCTTCCTGAATACCAGCAGACGTCTGGTCCAGTGTTCGTCCCCTGCCGGGTCAGGCGATGCCTCACGGGGCCCCAGTCGACCCCCAAGCCCCCGTCCAGAGTCCAGCCAGGGGTACAGCAACGTCCCCAGCCCAG CTCATGATGGGGACTCCATAATCATTGTGAAAGAGCAGAAGGGCAAAAGGCCAGACAGTTCAAG CGTACCATGCTTCCAAGCTGAGCTCTGGATCAAAGAATT GTCTAGCATGTACGACTTCCGTGCCcgggagagactgaggcagataGAGGGGCAGGAGGCTCTAACTGCTCAGCTGCTGCGACAG CGTATCTCGGATGACGGCCAGCTGGGCCACAGGGCTGTGGAGCTGCATGTTAGAGTCCCTCTGGAGAAGGAGGTTCCTCTGGCTCCCTTCATAGAGGAACCCAAACCCACAGAGGAGAAACCAGAGTTCCCTGAGCTCACTGAG gatatggagggggaggtgggccGGGCGCTGACGGTAGGCAGCCAGGATGAGGTGCTTAGTGAAGGCTTCAGACTCACCATCACACGCAAAGACCTCCAGACCCTCAGCCACCTCAACTGGCTCAATGATGAG GTGATCAACTTCTACATGAACCTGCTGGTGGAGCGCAGTAAGGATCCCAGCCTGCCGACGGTCCACACCTTCAACACCTTCTTTTTCCCCAAGCTACGCAGCGCAGGCTACTCTGCCGTACGCCGCTGGACCAAAAAGATGGACATCTTCTCAATGGACGTCATACTGGTGCCTGTCCACCTGGGGGTGCACTGGTGCCTCTCT GTAGTGGATCTCCGTAAGAAGAGTATCACATACTTTGATTCAATGGGAGGGAACAATGACGAAGCCTGCAGGATACTGCTGCAATATCTGCAgcaggaaagcaaggacaagaaGGGCAAAGACCTGGATACCGCAGAATGGACTGTGCAGAGCAAGAAACGCCAT GAGATTCCTCAGCAGATGAACGGAAATGACTGTGGAATGTTCACATGTAAATATGCAGAGTACGTCACCAAAGACAAGCCAATCACATTCACACAA AAACACATGCCCTACTTCAGGAGACGCATGGTCTGGGAGATATTGAATCGGAAACTGTTGTGA